The Desulfuromonadales bacterium genomic sequence AATGCCGGCCGGCTATTCGGTCCGGGGTGCCCAGACTAGGCCATAGAGGCTCACGTCGGAACCGGATATGTCGCACAAACTGTCGCAACTACGGGCAGCGCCGGAGTGTGCGTCTGCACATTTTCCGCCGGCGTTTGCCTGCTCGCCCTTTCCCCCTCCTCCCATTCCGTCTATAATGAATAACCGATGCACCCCGTGGTGCTATCACCCCTTGCAGCCACGAAAGTTGCCCATGAAAAAGAAGATCATCATCGCCCTGCTGCTGGCGGCCGCCGCCGGCGGCTTTCTCTGGTGGCGGGCCGCGCAGCGGCCGGCCGAGGTGAGGGTGCTGGCCACCGCCGAGGTGCAGCGCGGCACGGTGCGCAAGGTCCTCGAAGAAACCGGCATCGTCAAGGCCCAGGTCGGCGCCATCGTCAAGATCGGCGCCCGCGCCACCGGCACCATCGACCGGATGCTGGTCAAGGTCGGCGACCCGGTTGCCGAGGGTCAGCTCGTCGCCGTCATCGACCGCCGCGAGCTGCGTGCACAGGAGGCGGAAGCCGCCGCCCGTCTCGCCTCGGCGCGGACCGAATTGGACCGGGTGCGCCAGGTTTACCCGTTGCGCATCGCCCAGGCCGAGGCCGAACGGGCCCAGGCCGAGGCCCAGGCCGACTACCTGCGGGGGAGCGCCGCACGGCTGGAGGCTCTCTTCGCCGACCGTTTCGTTTCCCGCGACGAGGCAGAGAACGTTCGCCAGCAGGCCGAGGCACAGACCCGGCAGGTGGCGGCGCGACGGGCCAATCTCGATCGCGAGCGGCGCGAAGCCGTGGAGGAACAGAAGAAGGCCGAACTGGCGGTCCGGCAGGCCGAGGCGGCCCTGGAGTCGATCCGGGTGCGTATCTCCTATACCGACATTCACAGCCCCATCGACGGCGTCGTCAGTCAGGTCACTGCCCAGGAAGGGGAGACTATCGTCGCCGGCCTGCAGGTGGCGAACTTGATCACCGTCCTTGACCCGCAGCGTCTGGAAATGTGGGTCTACGTCGACGAAACCGACGTCGGCCAGGTGCATCAGGGGCAGCAGGTTGAGTTCAAGGTCGACGCCTACCCGGGACGCATTTTCGAGGGCGAGGTGCTGACCATCTACCCCCAGCCGGAAATCCGCGACAACATCGTCTACTACCAGGCGCTGGTCGGCATCAGTCCGGAGCAGGCGACCCTGTTGCGGCCGGAGATGACGACCCAGGTGCAGATTATCGTGGCCGAAAAGGCGGACGTGCTGCTCATTCCCAACAACGCCCTCAAGTGGGTCGACAGCCAACAGGTAGTCTTCGTTCAGGCGCCGGACGGGGCGGTGCGCCAGGTCACGCCGAAGCTCGGGCTGACCGGCGTGACGCACAGCGAGGTGGCCGAGGGTCTGGCCGAGGGGGAGAAGGTGGCGACCCAGGTGGAGCTGCCCGGGGCGCAGGCCGGCAAGGAGAAGGGGAAACCGTGAGCGGCACCAAGGCTCTCATCCGCCTCGAGGGGATGACCAAGACCTACCAGCAGGGAGAGCTGGCGGTGGAGGTCCTCAAGGGGATCGACCTGCAAATCGCCGCCGGCGAGTTCGTCGCCCTGCAGGGCCCCTCCGGCTCGGGCAAGTCGACCCTGATGCACCTGCTCGGCCTGCTCGACCGCCCCAGCGCCGGCCGCTACTGGCTGCAGGGGGAGGATGTGGCCGGGCTCGACGACGACCGGCTCAGCGAGCTGCGCAACCGCCTCATCGGCTTCCTCTTCCAGACTTTCTACCTCGTCCCCTACCTCTCCGCCCTGGAGAACGTGGTCCTGCCCGGCCTCTACAGCCCGGGGTCGGCCCGCCATCTGCGGCACCGGGCCGAGGAACTGCTGGTGCAGGTGGGGCTGGGCGACCGCCTCCACTTCAAGCCGAGCCAGCTCTCCGGCGGCCAGCAGCAGCGCGTCGGCCTGGCCCGCGCCCTGGTCAACGACCCGCAGGTGCTGCTGGCCGACGAGCCGACCGGCCAGCTCGACTCGGCGACCAGCGCCGAAATCATGGAGTTGATCGCCGGCATTCACCGCCAGGGGCGAACCGTGGTCCTGGTCACCCATGACGCGTCGACCGCCGCCTGCGCCGAGCGGAGTATTTTCCTGCATGACGGCCGGGTCGTCCATGCTTGACATCCTGCGCCAGCTCACGCGGGTGTGCGGCATGGCCGGCACCGCGCTCTGGGCCTACCGGCTGCGCAGCGCCTTCGTCGTCGCCGCCATCGCCCTGGGGATCGCCTCCCTGACCGTTATCGTCGCCTCCATCGACGGCGCCGAGCGCAAGGCGCGGCAGATCGTCGAGATGTTCGGTCCCGACGCCGCCTTCGTCCTCGGCGGCGACATCGAGAGTCGGGCCGTCGGGCAGCGCACCCGGACCCTCTCCTATGAGGATGCCCGCCGCATTCGCGCCGAGCTGCCCGGCGTCTACCTGGTGGTGCCGATGCGCTCGCGCAGCAACGTCGCCGTTCGGTTCGGCGACCGCCGGATGGATATGCTGACCGTGGTCGGCTCCACCGCCGGTTATGCCGAGGTCTGGAACTGGCCGCTGGCCGAGGGGCGCGACTTCAGCGAGGAGGACGTCGAGCGGGGGGCGAAGGTCGCCCTGATCGGCGACACGCCGGCCCGGGAGCTCTTCGGCGACGCCTCCCCCCTGGGCTTCACCATTCTGGTCGACAACCTGCCGGTACAGATCATCGGCCGGCTCGCCTATCGCGGGGTGGCCGGCATGGGGCCACCGGTCGACGACCGCATCATCCTCCCCATCACCACGCTGACCCAGCGCTTCAATCTCGACCGCAAGTATTTCCGGGCGCTGCGGGTCAAGTTCACCGATCCGGAAAACATGGACTTTCATGTCGAGAACCTGCGGAGCCTGCTGCGCCGACTGCATAACCTTGCCCCCGGCGACAAGGACGACTTCACCATCCTCACCGCTGACGAGATCCTCAAGTTCCTCTCCATGTTCAAGGGAGGGCTGCTCCTTTTCCTCGGCATTACCGCCGCGGTGGCGATGGTGGTCGGCGGCTTCGTCTTGGCCAATCTCTTCTACCTCAGCGTCAGCGAGCGACGTACCGAGATCGGCCTGAAGAAGGCGCTGGGCGCCAAGAGCCGGGTGATCCTGCAGCAGTTCCTGGCCGAAGCGGTCGGCCTCACCCTGATCGGCGCCCTGTTCGGCATGGCCCTCGGCATGGGGATGGGCCAACTGCTGGAGCGGCTGGAGATCCTGCAGATCCTCTTCTCCTGGAAGGTCTTTGTCTACTCGGTGGCGGCGGCGGTCGCCATCGGCCTCCTCTTCGGCCTCAAGCCGGCCCGCCAGGCCGCCGCCCTGCCGCCGGTGGAAGCGTTGAAGGGGGTGTGACGCCATGCTTTTCAGCCTCAAAATCGTCCTCGCCTCCCTGCGCCTGCACCGGCTGCGCACCATCCTGGCGGTTACCGGCGTGCTCCTCGGCGCCCTGGCCCTGACCGGGGTGCAGCACGTCGGCCGGGCGATGTATGCCAAGGCCGAGATGGAAACGGCCAAGCTCGGCTCCAACCTGTTCATGGCCCGCTCCGGCCAGGTCCGCTTCGGCCGCAGCCCCGGCCAGGGGCGGGTGCGAGGCGAGACCACCAACTTTACCCTGGCCGACGCCCGCGCGCTGATGGATGCTCTCCCCGCGGCCCGGCTCGGCGCCCCCTTCATCAGCGCCACCATGCCGGTGCGTGCGGGCGATACCAAGGTTCCCACCCAGATTGTAGCCAGCTGGCCCGCCTACGCCGAGGTGCGCAACCTGGACGTGGCCGCCGGCCGTTTCCTCTCGGAGGCCGACGAAGCGGAGCGGGAGCGGGTCTGCGTCCTCGGCGACAAGATCGCCCGCCGCCTGTTCGGCCGGCCCGAGGCGGCGGTCGGCCAGCAAGTCTTCCTCTTCCACGCCAGCGTCCGGGTGGTCGGCGTGCTGGCGCCCAAGGGGGCGGACATCGTCGGCACCGACCAGGACGACCAGATCCTTGTCCCCCTCTCCACCTACATGCGGCGCTTCGCCAACCAGGACTGGATCAGCGGGGTCTACATCCAGCTCGCCGACCCGCAGGCCTACTCCGTGGCCAAGGCGGCCGCCGGCGAGATCCTGCGCCGCCGTCATTACCTCGGCCCCGGCGAGAAGGACGACTTCTCCCTGATCACCGCCCACGACACCATGCAGGTTCAGGAGCAGGCCCTCGGGCTGGTGCAGACCCTGGGCTGGATCAGCTCCGGCGTCTCCTTTGCCGTCGGCGGCCTCGGCATCCTCTCGATCATGGTTCTGCTGGTACGCACCCGCCGGCTGGAGATCGGCGTGCGGCGGGCGGTAGGGGCGAGGCGGCGGGACATCATCCGCCAGTTCGTGCTCGAGGCGGGTCTGATGGCGGGGGTCGGCGGGGCGCTCGGCGTTCTGGGCGGGGTCGGGCTGGTGGTGGTGGTCACCGGCTTCGGCCAGATGCCGCTGGTTCTCGACCCGCTGCTGCTCGCGGCCGTGCTCGCCGGCTCGGTCGTTCTCGGCCTTGCCGCCGGCGCCTACCCGGCCTGGCAGGCGGCGCATGTGGAGGTGCTGGAGGTGCTGCGGAACGAGTAGGGCAGGGGTTTGGGGTTCGGAACAGCAGGCGGGCAGAGATCGGGTAGGGGCACGGCATGCCGTGCCCTTACTGTTTTCAGCGTGGGGAAAGGAAAGAGGGATTCAACAGATGCGCGGCAGCTGTTCGCCGGCGAGCATCTCGATGGCGCGTCGGCCGCCGATGGCGGTGCGCAGGAAGACCTTGCCGGAGGAGGCGCCGGTCACCTCGCCGATGATGGCCGCCCCCTGCCCTTCCGGGTGCCTTTGCATGACGGCCAGGGCCGCCCCGGCCGCCTCAGCGGCGACCACGGCGAGGAGCTTCCCCTCGTTGGCGACGAAGAGGGGGTCGAGGCCGAGGATGGCGCAGGCGCCGCCGACCGCGTCGTTAACGGGGATTGCCGCTTCCTCCAGGGTGATGTCGACCTGCGACTGCAGGGCGATCTCCTTGAGGGTGGTGGCGACGCCGCCGCGGGTCGGATCGCGCAGGGCGTGGACGGCGCTGCCCGCTTCCCGCAGCAGGTCGGCGACCAGATGGTTGAGCGGGGCGCTGTCGGAGCGGATGTCCGACTCCAGCGCCAACCCTTCGCGGCTGGCGAGCACCGCCATGCCGTGGTCGCCGACGCTGCCGTTGATGATCACCTTGTCGCCGAGCCGGGCGCCGCTCCCCTTGATGTCGAGTTCGTGGTCGAAGACGCCGATACCCGCGGTGTTGATGAAGACCTTGTCCCCCTTGCCACGCGGCACGACCTTGGTGTCGCCGGTGACGATGGCGACACCCGCCTTCTGCGCGGCAGCCCGCATCGACTCGAGGATGGTCTTCAGGTCGGCGAGCGGCAGCCCCTCCTCGAGGATCAGCCCGACGGAGATCGCCAGCGGCCGGGCGCCGACCATC encodes the following:
- a CDS encoding ABC transporter permease, with the protein product MTAGSSMLDILRQLTRVCGMAGTALWAYRLRSAFVVAAIALGIASLTVIVASIDGAERKARQIVEMFGPDAAFVLGGDIESRAVGQRTRTLSYEDARRIRAELPGVYLVVPMRSRSNVAVRFGDRRMDMLTVVGSTAGYAEVWNWPLAEGRDFSEEDVERGAKVALIGDTPARELFGDASPLGFTILVDNLPVQIIGRLAYRGVAGMGPPVDDRIILPITTLTQRFNLDRKYFRALRVKFTDPENMDFHVENLRSLLRRLHNLAPGDKDDFTILTADEILKFLSMFKGGLLLFLGITAAVAMVVGGFVLANLFYLSVSERRTEIGLKKALGAKSRVILQQFLAEAVGLTLIGALFGMALGMGMGQLLERLEILQILFSWKVFVYSVAAAVAIGLLFGLKPARQAAALPPVEALKGV
- a CDS encoding ABC transporter ATP-binding protein, translated to MSGTKALIRLEGMTKTYQQGELAVEVLKGIDLQIAAGEFVALQGPSGSGKSTLMHLLGLLDRPSAGRYWLQGEDVAGLDDDRLSELRNRLIGFLFQTFYLVPYLSALENVVLPGLYSPGSARHLRHRAEELLVQVGLGDRLHFKPSQLSGGQQQRVGLARALVNDPQVLLADEPTGQLDSATSAEIMELIAGIHRQGRTVVLVTHDASTAACAERSIFLHDGRVVHA
- a CDS encoding ABC transporter permease translates to MLFSLKIVLASLRLHRLRTILAVTGVLLGALALTGVQHVGRAMYAKAEMETAKLGSNLFMARSGQVRFGRSPGQGRVRGETTNFTLADARALMDALPAARLGAPFISATMPVRAGDTKVPTQIVASWPAYAEVRNLDVAAGRFLSEADEAERERVCVLGDKIARRLFGRPEAAVGQQVFLFHASVRVVGVLAPKGADIVGTDQDDQILVPLSTYMRRFANQDWISGVYIQLADPQAYSVAKAAAGEILRRRHYLGPGEKDDFSLITAHDTMQVQEQALGLVQTLGWISSGVSFAVGGLGILSIMVLLVRTRRLEIGVRRAVGARRRDIIRQFVLEAGLMAGVGGALGVLGGVGLVVVVTGFGQMPLVLDPLLLAAVLAGSVVLGLAAGAYPAWQAAHVEVLEVLRNE
- a CDS encoding efflux RND transporter periplasmic adaptor subunit codes for the protein MKKKIIIALLLAAAAGGFLWWRAAQRPAEVRVLATAEVQRGTVRKVLEETGIVKAQVGAIVKIGARATGTIDRMLVKVGDPVAEGQLVAVIDRRELRAQEAEAAARLASARTELDRVRQVYPLRIAQAEAERAQAEAQADYLRGSAARLEALFADRFVSRDEAENVRQQAEAQTRQVAARRANLDRERREAVEEQKKAELAVRQAEAALESIRVRISYTDIHSPIDGVVSQVTAQEGETIVAGLQVANLITVLDPQRLEMWVYVDETDVGQVHQGQQVEFKVDAYPGRIFEGEVLTIYPQPEIRDNIVYYQALVGISPEQATLLRPEMTTQVQIIVAEKADVLLIPNNALKWVDSQQVVFVQAPDGAVRQVTPKLGLTGVTHSEVAEGLAEGEKVATQVELPGAQAGKEKGKP
- the hypE gene encoding hydrogenase expression/formation protein HypE translates to MKSDIVLLGHGSGGRLSHQLLDELIVPTLSGLGPREQNDSAVLAHGGGRLAFTTDSYVVDPIFFPGGNIGDLAIHGTVNDLAMVGARPLAISVGLILEEGLPLADLKTILESMRAAAQKAGVAIVTGDTKVVPRGKGDKVFINTAGIGVFDHELDIKGSGARLGDKVIINGSVGDHGMAVLASREGLALESDIRSDSAPLNHLVADLLREAGSAVHALRDPTRGGVATTLKEIALQSQVDITLEEAAIPVNDAVGGACAILGLDPLFVANEGKLLAVVAAEAAGAALAVMQRHPEGQGAAIIGEVTGASSGKVFLRTAIGGRRAIEMLAGEQLPRIC